From one Alosa alosa isolate M-15738 ecotype Scorff River chromosome 5, AALO_Geno_1.1, whole genome shotgun sequence genomic stretch:
- the LOC125295294 gene encoding LOW QUALITY PROTEIN: tripartite motif-containing protein 16-like (The sequence of the model RefSeq protein was modified relative to this genomic sequence to represent the inferred CDS: substituted 1 base at 1 genomic stop codon), which yields MAHVSLCVSYQSSAQTAVEDSERIFTEMIRSIERRRSEVTELIRAQEKAEVSRAEEHLKQLEXEIAELKRRDAELEQLSHTEDHIHFLKKFQSVSNTAETKHVSSTCVNQSLSFEAVEKSVSSLKGQLEDFCKEEFMKISAAVTEVQTILLSEPSTREEFLQYSCDFTLDPNTANRNLHLSEGNRRVEWRDELQSYADHPERFDMIQQVLCREGVSGRCYWEVEWRGKDGIEIAVSYKSISRIGGGAECVFGCNDQSWSLILRSSSCSFWHNSKRTELPLVASSRIGVYVDHRTGTLAFYSISDTKILLHRVQTKFTHKLYPGFWVGEGSSVKLL from the exons ATGGCTcacgtgtctttgtgtgtctcgTATCAGAGTTCTGCACAGACAGCAGTGGAGGACAGTGAGAGGATCTTTACTGAGATGATCCGCTCCATTGAGAGAAGGCGCTCTGAGGTGACAGAGCTGATCAGAGCTCAGGAGAAGGCTGAGGTGAGTCGGGCTGAAGAACATCTGAAGCAACTGGAGTAGGAGATTGCTGagctgaagaggagagatgctgagctggagcagctttcacacacagaggaccACATCCATTTCCTCAAG AAATTCCAGTCAGTGAGCAACACAGCTGAGACTAAACACGTGTCCAGTACCTGTGTTAACCAAAGCCTTTCTTTTGAGGCTGTGGAGAAATCTGTCTCCTCACTAAAGGGGCAGCTGGAGGATTTCTGCAAAGAGGAATTCATGAAGATATCTGCAGCAG TGACTGAAGTCCAGACTATTTTGCTTTCTGAACCCTCAACCAGAGAGGAATTCCTACAAT ATTCCTGTGACTTCACATTGGATCCCAACACAGCTAATAGAAACCTCCATCTGTCTGAGGGGAACAGGAGGGTGGAGTGGAGAGATGAGCTCCAGTCATATGCTGATCATCCAGAGAGATTTGATATGATCCAACAGGTGCTGTGTAGAGAGGGTGTGTCTGGACGTTGCTACTGGGAggtggagtggagaggaaagGATGGTATCGAGATAGCAGTCTCATATAAAAGCATCAGCAGGATAGGAGggggtgctgagtgtgtgtttggatgtaaTGATCAGTCCTGGAGTCTGATCCTCCGCAGCTCCAGCTGTTCTTTCTGGCACAATAGTAAACGGACTGAACTCCCTCTAGTGGCCAGCTCCAGAATAGGAGTGTATGTAGATCACAGGACAGGAACTCTGGCCTTCTATAGCATCTCTGACACAAAGATCCTCCTGCACAGAGTCCAGACCAAATTCACTCATAAACTTTATCCTGGATTTTGGGTAGGTGAAGGATCATCAGTGAAGCTGTTGTGA
- the LOC125294961 gene encoding major histocompatibility complex class I-related gene protein-like, with the protein MYRWQIFLALFSLVKAADTGSHSLWIMGTYIRGKTPFPEFSVYLMLDDIEFGYYDSNENKAIHRDIHDAPYNIVDAEDIDFASYFENLYDRVKLRSSNVKDYFNHTNDVYVYQRAIGCELLGDDRPGPMYTKDAYNGETVVVDQYDADQDALRINWRWPDIKDKTWIQQINLPLQYRVLYPTCINFLQRHLVKQKNRVLKKVKPRVRLLQKTLPDCGGAKVTCLATGFYPRHINLTLLRDSQPVSDHQIIGGELLPNGDETYQMRKSLEVSAEELQHHHYTCTAEHLSLDNKLDIGLEREWDSGTTIILSSVKAVAVLVCVVGATCAVIIWWWRRRTGQGSQASQSSTYMSAPSADLD; encoded by the exons ATGTACAGGTGGCAGATATTTTTGGCTCTTTTCTCACTTGTCAAAGCTGCGGATACAG GTTCTCACTCCTTATGGATCATGGGAACATACATCAGAGGAAAGACTCCGTTTCCAGAATTCTCAGTGTATCTGATGTTGGATGATATTGAGTTTGGGTACTATGactcaaatgaaaacaaagcaaTACACAGAGACATCCATGATGCCCCGTACAACATAGTTGATGCAGAAGATATAGATTTTGCTTCATACTTTGAAAATTTGTATGACCGAGTTAAGCTTAGATCATCCAATGTAAAGGACTACTTCAACCATACAAATG ATGTTTATGTTTATCAGAGAGCTATTGGATGTGAGCTACTGGGCGATGATCGTCCAGGACCAATGTATACTAAGGATGCTTACAATGGGGAGACTGTAGTTGTAGACCAATACGATGCAGATCAGGATGCTCTTCGCATTAATTGGAGATGGCCAGATATAAAGGATAAAACATGGATTCAACAAATCAACCTCCCCTTGCAGTACAGAGTCCTTTACCCCACCTGCATCAATTTTCTCCAAAGGCATCTGGTCAAACAAAAGAACCGTGTTCTGAAAAAAG TGAAGCCCAGAGTCAGGCTCCTCCAGAAGACACTCCCAGACTGTGGAGGGGCCAAAGTGACCTGCCTGGCCACTGGTTTCTACCCCCGTCACATCAACCTGACCCTGCTCAGAGACAGCCAGCCTGTGTCTGACCACCAGATCATTGGGGGGGAGCTGCTACCTAATGGAGATGAGACGTACCAGATGAGGAAGAGCCTGGAGGTCAGCGCAGAGGAACTACAGCATCACCACTACACCTGCACAGCTGAACACCTCAGCCTGGACAACAAGCTGGACATTGGCTTAG AGCGTGAGTGGGATTCAGGAACAACAATCATATTATCATCTGTGAAGGCTGTggcagtgttggtgtgtgtggttggagcCACCTGTGCCGTCATTATATGGTGGTGGAGGAGACGCACAG GTCAGGGCTCCCAGGCATCACAGTCGAGTACCTACATGTCTGCTCCAA GTGCAGATCTGGACTGA